The Gillisia sp. Hel_I_86 genome has a segment encoding these proteins:
- a CDS encoding glycosyltransferase, translating into MFQHYILTRFNLRAEHWTTTKNNEKVLTEEWLEERFDLFENYCFSSVKNQKNQNFKWLVFFDINTPEVYKQKVEVYRKSFKNFFPFFIDGMSNFLPEIVKNIKELDSEKYIITSRLDNDDCIHENYTEVIQSYFEKQDHHALDIIDGYTLETGKNTRLGILMKLNNPFMSLIEKKEDFKTVWFRERHGSWKYEKNMTKIKKQRLWLSIIHSKNKVNRFSGFGDIDPRKLYEFHISEARIAKIIGSLVPFNSWRFLSFKNRLNLTSKRHYKDFKTFIGVYNK; encoded by the coding sequence ATGTTTCAACATTATATTCTTACCCGTTTTAACTTAAGAGCAGAACATTGGACTACAACAAAGAACAATGAAAAAGTGCTTACAGAAGAATGGTTGGAAGAGCGTTTCGATCTATTTGAAAACTATTGCTTTAGTTCAGTTAAGAATCAAAAAAATCAAAATTTTAAATGGTTGGTCTTTTTTGATATTAATACGCCCGAGGTTTACAAGCAAAAAGTTGAGGTATATAGAAAATCATTCAAAAATTTCTTTCCTTTCTTTATTGATGGGATGTCTAATTTTTTGCCGGAGATCGTTAAGAATATAAAAGAACTAGATTCCGAAAAATATATTATTACCTCCCGACTGGATAATGACGACTGTATTCATGAAAATTATACAGAGGTTATCCAAAGCTATTTTGAAAAACAAGATCACCACGCCCTCGATATTATAGATGGATATACTCTGGAAACCGGCAAAAATACTCGTTTGGGTATTCTAATGAAATTGAACAATCCCTTTATGAGCCTTATAGAAAAGAAGGAAGATTTTAAAACGGTTTGGTTTAGGGAACGCCATGGTTCTTGGAAGTATGAGAAAAACATGACCAAAATCAAAAAGCAGAGACTTTGGTTAAGTATTATTCATTCCAAAAATAAAGTAAATAGATTTTCTGGTTTTGGCGATATAGATCCTAGAAAGCTGTATGAATTTCACATTTCGGAAGCAAGAATAGCAAAAATAATAGGAAGTTTAGTACCCTTTAATTCTTGGAGGTTCTTGAGCTTTAAGAACAGACTGAATCTCACATCTAAGCGGCATTATAAAGATTTTAAAACATTTATTGGGGTGTATAATAAATAG
- a CDS encoding lipopolysaccharide kinase InaA family protein, with amino-acid sequence MHIKLSEEYQNKRDTILEFVLSFDNMGTLLGSGARNKIKLFDLNGKILNIKSFKVPNKLNQVIYKYFRKSKAERSFEYAQILMSKNIGTPAPVAYALNKSSSLFNESFYISEHLKYDLTYRELVTNPNLENHEEILRAFTQFTYKLHENGIEFLDHSPGNTLIQINNKSYDFFLVDLNRMNFKKMNFEERMKNFSRLTPKKEMVEFMADEYSNLIEEDSGKVFEKMWFYTSKFQEGHLRKKRLKEKFKL; translated from the coding sequence ATGCATATAAAACTATCAGAAGAATATCAGAATAAGAGAGATACAATCTTGGAGTTTGTACTATCATTCGATAACATGGGAACACTTCTAGGTAGTGGTGCACGAAATAAAATAAAACTTTTTGATCTTAATGGTAAGATCCTTAATATAAAGTCATTCAAGGTTCCCAATAAACTCAATCAGGTTATTTATAAATATTTCAGAAAATCTAAAGCGGAAAGATCGTTTGAATACGCCCAAATTTTAATGTCTAAAAACATTGGAACACCTGCTCCTGTTGCTTATGCTTTAAACAAATCATCTTCATTATTTAATGAAAGTTTCTATATAAGTGAACATTTGAAATACGATCTAACATATCGCGAGTTGGTAACTAATCCTAACTTAGAAAATCATGAGGAAATTTTAAGGGCCTTTACACAATTTACCTATAAGCTTCATGAAAATGGGATTGAGTTTTTAGATCATTCTCCAGGCAATACACTCATACAGATTAACAATAAATCTTATGATTTTTTTCTTGTAGATCTTAACAGGATGAATTTTAAAAAAATGAATTTTGAAGAGCGCATGAAAAACTTTTCCCGCTTAACTCCTAAAAAGGAAATGGTGGAATTTATGGCAGACGAATATTCCAATCTCATTGAAGAGGATAGTGGCAAAGTGTTCGAAAAGATGTGGTTTTATACCAGTAAATTTCAGGAGGGTCACCTCAGAAAAAAAAGGTTAAAGGAAAAATTCAAATTATAG
- a CDS encoding glycosyltransferase family 4 protein, with the protein MNVLHISGAHVWGGNEQQLLSLIIGLQDYNVKQSFFCFNNSPLIEKLGQTDITILPIPKCRHGSKKYIKFLKEIVISQKIDLIHLHTSASLTGYVVTDIFHKLGVKVIFSKKAVSRKTSFLSRIKYNYKGIDSIVCVSAYVMQYFKTVLNSKNYHKLSVIYDGVTEKVYKSPVEINLKEVLNVDISTFIIGNIANHTRAKNLPLLVETLNYLVNNLNIRDIHLVQIGYFSKRTESLREMIKKYNLEQYITFLGFSDNTHSLHPQFNVFLLTSEREGGPTVILESFKHKIPVVSTKVGLVDDCVKHGTHAYVAEVGDFKSLAESISKLKNDKRIGKNFANNASDLFFNKFTEKKFVFDTYAHYNKILQD; encoded by the coding sequence ATGAATGTACTTCACATTTCTGGAGCCCATGTTTGGGGAGGTAATGAACAACAATTACTTTCTTTAATTATTGGACTTCAGGATTATAATGTCAAGCAAAGTTTTTTTTGTTTCAATAATTCACCTTTAATTGAAAAACTTGGCCAAACGGATATTACAATATTACCAATTCCAAAATGCAGACATGGTTCTAAAAAGTATATAAAATTTTTAAAAGAAATAGTTATTTCGCAAAAAATAGATTTGATACACCTCCATACAAGTGCCAGTTTAACTGGCTATGTTGTTACAGATATTTTTCACAAATTAGGAGTCAAAGTTATTTTTTCAAAAAAAGCAGTAAGCAGAAAAACAAGTTTTTTAAGCCGGATTAAATATAATTATAAGGGTATCGATAGTATAGTTTGCGTTTCAGCATACGTGATGCAATATTTTAAAACTGTCCTCAATTCAAAAAATTATCATAAACTTTCCGTCATTTATGATGGTGTAACCGAGAAGGTATATAAAAGTCCAGTTGAAATAAATTTAAAAGAGGTATTAAACGTTGATATTTCTACTTTTATAATTGGTAATATTGCCAATCATACAAGAGCAAAGAATCTACCCTTGCTGGTTGAAACACTTAATTACCTAGTTAATAATTTAAATATCAGGGATATTCACCTAGTGCAAATAGGGTATTTCTCTAAAAGGACAGAATCTCTAAGGGAAATGATAAAAAAATATAATTTAGAGCAGTATATTACATTTCTAGGATTTTCGGATAACACTCATTCCCTTCACCCTCAATTCAATGTTTTTTTATTAACATCAGAAAGGGAGGGAGGCCCTACGGTTATTTTAGAATCATTTAAACACAAAATCCCGGTTGTATCTACAAAAGTTGGATTAGTTGATGATTGTGTGAAACATGGTACGCATGCTTATGTAGCTGAGGTTGGAGATTTTAAAAGTTTAGCTGAAAGTATTTCTAAATTGAAAAATGATAAACGAATTGGGAAAAATTTCGCTAATAATGCTAGTGATTTGTTCTTTAATAAGTTTACAGAAAAAAAGTTTGTATTCGATACTTATGCGCATTATAATAAGATCTTACAAGATTAA